One part of the Lapillicoccus jejuensis genome encodes these proteins:
- a CDS encoding ArsR/SmtB family transcription factor: protein MARSTPPLVTVAEACCSTVTGGAMTAEAAERLAMSFKALGDPTRVRLLSLIAAADGGEACVCDLTEVVSLSQPTVSHHMRVLVEAGLVTRDQRGRWAYYAVVDGALDALADALSPRARAGA from the coding sequence ATGGCCCGGTCGACCCCGCCCCTCGTCACGGTCGCCGAGGCGTGCTGCTCGACGGTCACCGGCGGCGCCATGACGGCCGAGGCGGCCGAGCGCCTGGCCATGTCGTTCAAGGCGCTGGGCGACCCCACCCGGGTGCGGCTGCTGTCGTTGATCGCCGCGGCCGACGGCGGCGAGGCGTGCGTCTGCGACCTGACCGAGGTGGTGTCGCTGTCCCAGCCGACGGTGTCGCACCACATGCGGGTCCTGGTCGAGGCGGGTCTGGTCACCCGGGACCAGCGCGGTCGGTGGGCCTACTACGCCGTCGTCGACGGCGCCCTCGACGCCCTGGCCGACGCCCTCAGCCCTCGAGCTCGAGCCGGGGCCTGA
- a CDS encoding metal-sensitive transcriptional regulator has translation MVILNQDDMTPVINRLRRAQGQIGGVIRLIEEGRDCKDVVTQLAAVNRALDRAGFAIVSSGMRQCLSSPDGIAAEDQAAMEKLFLTLA, from the coding sequence ATGGTCATCCTCAACCAGGACGACATGACCCCCGTCATCAACCGGCTCCGCCGCGCTCAGGGGCAGATCGGCGGCGTCATCCGCCTCATCGAGGAAGGGCGCGATTGCAAGGACGTCGTCACCCAGCTGGCCGCGGTCAACCGCGCCCTCGACCGGGCCGGCTTCGCCATCGTCTCCTCCGGCATGCGGCAGTGCCTCTCCTCCCCCGACGGCATCGCCGCCGAGGACCAGGCCGCGATGGAGAAGCTCTTCCTCACCCTCGCCTGA
- a CDS encoding DUF302 domain-containing protein, whose protein sequence is MPYALSTTVSRPYADVVEATRSALADQGFGVLTEIDLAATLKAKIDAHIAPQVILGACRPPLAHAAVQAEPSIGLLLPCNVVVRAVDEGSTLVEAMDPAIMVTLTGNPTLEAVAADARTRLTAALDALSA, encoded by the coding sequence GTGCCCTACGCCCTGTCCACCACCGTGTCCCGCCCCTACGCCGACGTCGTCGAGGCCACCCGCTCGGCCCTCGCCGACCAGGGGTTCGGCGTCCTCACCGAGATCGACCTGGCGGCCACGCTCAAGGCGAAGATCGACGCTCACATCGCGCCGCAGGTCATCCTCGGGGCGTGCCGGCCGCCGCTCGCGCACGCGGCGGTGCAGGCCGAACCGTCGATCGGCCTCCTGCTGCCGTGCAACGTCGTCGTCCGCGCCGTCGACGAGGGGTCGACCCTCGTGGAGGCGATGGACCCGGCGATCATGGTCACCCTGACCGGCAACCCGACCCTCGAGGCCGTCGCCGCCGACGCCCGGACCCGGCTCACCGCCGCGCTCGACGCCCTCTCCGCCTGA